Proteins from a genomic interval of Nocardia sp. BMG51109:
- a CDS encoding TetR family transcriptional regulator, translated as MSRWEPNARGRLERAAMELYGERGFEATTVAEIARRAGLTERTFFRHFADKREVLFGGAALLEDMLVKQVAAVPMSVPPLAAVGAALDHVAATVFDEERRGPARLRQAIIDAHPDLRERESIKMASLSGAVGRALRERGVAEPAASLAADAGMAVFRVGFERWIGDSGTRPLPEYLAEAVSELRRVAGEPA; from the coding sequence GTGAGTCGGTGGGAGCCCAATGCCCGCGGCCGTCTGGAGCGGGCCGCCATGGAGCTGTACGGCGAACGTGGGTTCGAGGCGACCACGGTCGCGGAGATAGCCCGGCGCGCCGGGCTCACGGAGCGCACCTTCTTCCGGCACTTCGCCGACAAGCGCGAGGTGCTGTTCGGTGGTGCGGCCCTGCTGGAGGACATGCTGGTGAAACAGGTTGCGGCCGTGCCGATGTCGGTTCCGCCGCTGGCGGCGGTCGGCGCTGCGCTCGATCACGTCGCGGCGACAGTATTCGACGAGGAGCGCCGCGGGCCCGCGCGGTTGCGCCAGGCGATCATCGATGCTCATCCCGACCTCCGGGAACGTGAGTCGATCAAGATGGCGTCGCTGTCCGGGGCGGTCGGCCGTGCGCTGCGCGAGCGCGGCGTGGCGGAACCCGCGGCGAGCCTGGCGGCCGACGCCGGGATGGCGGTGTTCCGCGTCGGCTTCGAGCGCTGGATCGGCGATTCCGGTACCCGGCCCCTGCCGGAGTATCTGGCCGAGGCCGTCTCGGAACTCCGGCGCGTGGCCGGTGAACCGGCGTGA
- a CDS encoding helix-turn-helix domain-containing protein, with translation MRKKPLAVQDSEQLRELGRRIREIRRGMLSLEGLAKRADVSVGQLSQVENGTGNPSVEVLLRIADALSLELTDLVEQPAAERTHVVRAAERRPYRQPATGHEIAVIAPVLRHELGVVSGVLGPGEVRDAQSQVHGDVLYYVLAGELEVEKAGVTYPVGPGDSLLISFPHRLAAVSEVPVEHLAVIRPEAE, from the coding sequence ATGCGCAAGAAACCCTTGGCGGTGCAGGATTCCGAGCAGCTGCGCGAGCTGGGCCGTCGCATCCGGGAGATTCGCCGGGGCATGCTCAGCCTCGAGGGCCTGGCCAAGCGCGCCGACGTCAGCGTGGGACAGCTCAGTCAGGTCGAGAACGGCACCGGCAATCCCTCCGTCGAGGTGCTGCTCCGCATCGCCGACGCCCTGAGCCTGGAACTCACCGATCTCGTCGAACAACCGGCCGCCGAGCGGACGCACGTGGTGCGGGCCGCGGAACGCCGCCCGTACCGGCAACCCGCCACCGGGCACGAGATCGCGGTGATCGCACCGGTGCTCCGGCACGAGCTGGGTGTCGTGTCCGGTGTCCTGGGGCCGGGGGAGGTCCGCGATGCCCAGTCCCAGGTGCACGGCGACGTGCTCTACTACGTGCTCGCCGGTGAGCTCGAGGTAGAGAAGGCCGGCGTCACATACCCTGTGGGCCCCGGCGACTCGCTGCTCATCTCGTTCCCGCATCGGCTCGCGGCGGTGAGCGAGGTGCCGGTGGAGCATCTCGCCGTGATCCGCCCGGAGGCCGAGTGA
- a CDS encoding acyl-CoA dehydrogenase family protein yields MSTLSADEQEIVDLVGTFVDEKVRPRVREFEPDDIYPGELIDEMKRLGCFGLLVPAEYGGVEVSTGCFARVTEELARGWMSLAGAIGGHSVISYLLRTFGTDEQRAAYLPRMATGEIRATMALTEPGGGSDLQGMRTAARAEGGELVINGSKTWISNAAHSGLVGLLCVTDRDVRPAHRGMSVLLVEPGAGFVVSKKLPKLGYRGVEACELVFDDMRVPAAAILGGVAGSGWNQMMRGLEVGRVQVAARAVGVAQAALADAIVYAQQRESFGKPIWQHQAVGTHLANMVTKVQAARLLTADAADRIDQGARADMEAGMAKLFASEAAMEVALDAMRVHGGYGYSKEYDVERYFRDAPLMILGEGTNEIQRNVIAAQLISRNKVDERF; encoded by the coding sequence ATGAGCACCCTTTCCGCCGATGAGCAGGAGATCGTGGACCTGGTCGGCACATTCGTGGACGAGAAGGTCCGGCCCCGGGTGCGGGAGTTCGAGCCCGACGACATCTATCCCGGCGAGCTGATCGACGAGATGAAGCGGCTGGGCTGTTTCGGCCTGCTGGTTCCGGCGGAGTACGGCGGTGTCGAGGTGAGCACCGGATGTTTCGCCCGGGTCACCGAGGAGCTGGCGCGCGGGTGGATGAGCCTGGCCGGGGCGATCGGCGGGCATTCGGTGATCTCCTACCTGTTGCGGACCTTCGGGACCGACGAGCAGCGGGCGGCGTATCTGCCGAGGATGGCGACCGGCGAGATCCGGGCGACGATGGCGTTGACCGAACCCGGTGGCGGCAGCGATCTTCAGGGCATGCGCACCGCGGCCCGGGCGGAGGGCGGCGAGCTGGTGATCAACGGCAGCAAGACCTGGATCTCGAATGCGGCGCATTCGGGTCTGGTCGGGCTGCTGTGTGTGACCGACCGCGATGTCCGGCCGGCGCATCGGGGGATGAGTGTGCTGCTCGTCGAGCCCGGTGCGGGCTTCGTCGTGTCGAAGAAGCTGCCGAAGCTCGGCTACCGGGGTGTGGAGGCATGCGAGCTGGTGTTCGACGATATGCGGGTACCGGCGGCGGCGATCCTCGGCGGCGTCGCGGGTTCCGGGTGGAACCAGATGATGCGCGGTCTCGAGGTGGGGCGCGTCCAGGTGGCGGCCCGGGCGGTCGGGGTGGCGCAGGCGGCGCTTGCCGACGCGATCGTCTATGCCCAGCAGCGGGAGTCGTTCGGCAAGCCGATCTGGCAGCATCAGGCGGTGGGAACGCACCTGGCGAATATGGTCACCAAGGTGCAGGCGGCCCGGCTGCTGACCGCCGACGCCGCCGACCGCATCGACCAGGGGGCGCGGGCGGATATGGAGGCCGGCATGGCGAAACTGTTCGCCTCCGAGGCGGCCATGGAGGTCGCGCTGGACGCGATGCGGGTGCACGGCGGTTACGGATACTCCAAGGAATACGACGTCGAGCGCTACTTCCGCGACGCACCGCTGATGATCCTCGGCGAGGGGACCAACGAGATCCAGCGCAATGTCATTGCGGCACAGCTGATCTCCAGAAACAAGGTGGACGAGCGGTTCTGA
- a CDS encoding helix-turn-helix transcriptional regulator has translation MVSGIGFAGGAHGPPHTPHAADEPAARTAPGTARHPEEFVLQVLSAAGPKDASPTCEAAPQDRSRWTAELTGSVGALLSVIGSGVAELVDSAGDDPELRARLVRLQRHTESASGALRAAVQHGHGPEGSLTRGTDIVTPREYDVLRLVAEGHTNAEIGARLGLSNNTVKSYLGQVRQKLQARNRAQLVTIARQRGLLG, from the coding sequence GTGGTGTCTGGCATCGGATTCGCCGGCGGGGCCCACGGTCCCCCGCACACACCGCATGCCGCGGACGAACCCGCGGCGCGCACCGCCCCGGGCACTGCCCGGCACCCGGAAGAATTTGTCCTGCAAGTGCTCTCGGCCGCCGGGCCCAAGGACGCCTCCCCTACTTGCGAGGCCGCACCCCAGGACCGCTCACGATGGACCGCCGAACTGACCGGAAGCGTGGGGGCCCTGCTGTCGGTGATCGGTTCCGGCGTAGCCGAACTCGTAGACAGCGCCGGCGACGACCCGGAACTGCGCGCCCGGCTCGTACGCTTGCAGCGTCACACCGAAAGCGCCTCGGGCGCACTGCGCGCCGCGGTGCAGCACGGCCACGGCCCGGAGGGTTCGCTCACCCGCGGCACGGATATCGTCACGCCGCGCGAGTACGACGTGCTGCGCCTGGTCGCCGAGGGCCACACGAATGCGGAAATCGGTGCGCGCCTGGGGCTGTCGAACAACACCGTCAAGTCGTACCTGGGTCAGGTCCGGCAGAAGCTCCAGGCGAGAAACCGCGCACAACTGGTCACCATCGCGCGACAACGCGGCCTACTCGGCTGA
- a CDS encoding SDR family oxidoreductase, whose translation MRVFVTGASGHVGSALVPELRKAGHEVVGLARSQKSADALAAADAEVWRGDLDDLDNLAKAAESADGVIHLAFKHESMQSGDFAGAADTDLRVAETFGDALAGTGKPLVITCGTGILAGLGRTGTEDDALESGPRIDAENAVVGFADRDIRSSVVRLPPTVHSSLDHHGFVPILIGVARQKGVSGYVGDGANRWPAVHTLDAAHLYRLALESAPAGSRLHAVGDEGVPLREIAETIGRHLGVPVASIPADSAAEHFGFLGPMVMIDNPAASARTTELLGWKPTHPGLIADLDEGHYFRPATS comes from the coding sequence ATGCGCGTATTCGTCACCGGAGCGTCCGGGCACGTCGGTTCGGCGCTGGTCCCCGAGCTGCGCAAGGCCGGGCACGAGGTCGTCGGCCTGGCTCGCTCGCAGAAGTCCGCCGACGCGCTGGCCGCCGCGGACGCCGAGGTCTGGCGCGGCGACCTGGACGATCTCGACAACCTGGCGAAGGCGGCGGAATCCGCCGACGGCGTGATCCATCTGGCCTTCAAGCACGAGAGCATGCAGTCGGGCGACTTCGCCGGCGCGGCCGACACCGACCTGCGCGTCGCCGAAACGTTCGGGGACGCGCTCGCGGGCACCGGCAAACCGCTGGTGATCACGTGCGGAACGGGAATACTGGCCGGCCTCGGCCGGACCGGAACCGAGGACGACGCCCTGGAGAGCGGTCCCCGCATCGACGCCGAGAACGCGGTCGTCGGTTTCGCCGACCGCGATATCCGGTCCAGCGTGGTCCGGCTGCCGCCGACGGTGCACAGCTCCCTGGATCACCACGGGTTCGTCCCGATCCTCATCGGCGTCGCGCGGCAGAAGGGCGTCTCCGGATATGTCGGCGACGGCGCCAACCGCTGGCCCGCGGTGCACACCCTCGACGCGGCGCACCTCTACCGGCTGGCCCTGGAATCCGCGCCCGCCGGGTCCCGGCTGCACGCGGTCGGTGACGAGGGCGTGCCGCTGCGGGAGATCGCCGAGACCATCGGCCGTCACCTGGGCGTGCCCGTGGCGAGCATCCCGGCCGATTCCGCCGCCGAGCACTTCGGCTTCCTCGGCCCGATGGTCATGATCGACAACCCGGCCGCCAGCGCGCGAACCACGGAGCTGCTGGGCTGGAAGCCGACGCACCCCGGCCTGATCGCCGACCTCGACGAGGGCCACTACTTCCGTCCCGCCACATCCTGA
- a CDS encoding NAD(P)-dependent alcohol dehydrogenase, whose protein sequence is MKALQYRTIGAAPELVTVPDPEPGPGQVLLKVSAAGVCHSDIAVMSWPADGFPYRLPLTLGHEGAGTVAALGDGVTGLSVGDAVAVYGPWGCGMCRPCAEGKENYCLRATELGIFPPGLGAPGAIAEYMLVDDSQHLEPLDGLDPVRTVPLTDAGLTPYHAVKRSLPKLVPGSTAVVIGAGGLGHVAVQLLRAVSPARVIAMDVADDKLELARTVGAHEAVLSDEHAAARVRDLTGGRGATAVFDFVGAPATTTTAAGCVAMEGDVTIVGIAGGSLPVGLGTVPFEVTVTAPYWGSRGELREVLDLARAGAVEVHVETFAMDEAPLAYERLHAGKINGRAMILPNAS, encoded by the coding sequence ATGAAGGCCCTGCAGTATCGAACCATCGGCGCCGCACCGGAATTGGTCACCGTGCCCGATCCGGAGCCGGGCCCCGGCCAGGTGTTGTTGAAGGTGTCGGCCGCGGGCGTATGCCATTCCGATATCGCGGTGATGTCCTGGCCCGCAGACGGATTCCCGTACCGGTTGCCGTTGACGCTCGGGCACGAGGGCGCCGGGACCGTCGCCGCCCTCGGCGACGGGGTCACGGGCCTCTCGGTGGGCGATGCGGTCGCCGTCTACGGCCCCTGGGGCTGCGGCATGTGCCGGCCGTGCGCGGAAGGTAAGGAGAACTACTGCCTGCGCGCCACCGAACTGGGCATCTTCCCACCGGGATTGGGCGCTCCCGGCGCCATCGCCGAGTACATGCTCGTGGACGATTCCCAGCACCTGGAGCCGCTCGACGGCCTCGACCCGGTGCGGACGGTTCCGCTGACCGACGCCGGCCTGACCCCGTACCACGCGGTCAAGCGGTCGCTGCCGAAGCTGGTGCCGGGTTCGACCGCCGTGGTCATCGGCGCGGGCGGGCTGGGCCACGTGGCCGTTCAGCTGCTGCGCGCGGTGAGCCCCGCCCGGGTGATCGCGATGGATGTCGCCGACGACAAGCTCGAGCTCGCACGCACCGTCGGCGCCCACGAGGCGGTGCTCTCCGACGAGCACGCCGCCGCCCGGGTGCGCGATCTGACCGGCGGCCGCGGCGCCACCGCGGTCTTCGATTTCGTCGGCGCCCCCGCGACCACCACCACCGCGGCCGGTTGTGTCGCGATGGAGGGCGACGTGACGATCGTCGGCATCGCCGGCGGTTCCCTGCCGGTCGGCCTGGGCACGGTTCCCTTCGAGGTCACGGTGACGGCGCCGTACTGGGGCAGCCGCGGCGAACTGCGCGAGGTCCTCGACCTCGCCCGCGCGGGCGCCGTCGAGGTGCACGTCGAGACCTTCGCCATGGACGAGGCGCCCCTCGCCTACGAGCGGCTGCACGCGGGAAAGATCAACGGTCGCGCGATGATCCTGCCCAACGCGAGCTGA
- a CDS encoding S9 family peptidase, producing the protein MTAVESRESLPELIGVEEFFADPVFSGASISPDGTRIAYLAPKDGRTNVWVRGIAEEHDDAVCVTHDTRRGIKIYHWTDDPRWLLYMQDTDGNEDWHLYRVDLDAPGEPAVDLTPMPPGSRVFGIEPVKSAPGEVFVWMNRRPLYVDLFRIDVATGATTPHLERAEPLDTFVVDRHGEAAFYISQADNGDYEFYAIDAGSGDKRLLCRKGGPEHPVGVLPTMATPDGTGLLVGAYQDSDDLRLVRIDRETGAETVVAAVPGSSLCTMGMMDPHLPPTLFLSKRTGEVVAVRFVGDRPTIEVLDPHFAEVYAALSRLSDGVLQTISSDETEQRWVATFAGDREPEVTWFYDHGTGESRLLFRSRPDLAPADLAPMTAVHFPARDGLPLHAFLTLPVGVAPEKLPLVLFVHGGPWMHDAWGYSAAAQFLANRGYAVLRVNFRGSTGYGKRHVTSAIGEFAGKMHDDLIDAADWAVAQGYADPARIAIIGGSYGGYAALVGVTVTPDYFAAAVDYVGISDLANFMRTLPPFTRPGLINSWYAYVGDPDDPAQEADMLARSPITMVDRIRTPLLVAQGANDVRVVQEESDNIVGPLRERGVPVEYLVADDEGHGFENPENQFRLFRAIERHFAEHLGGRRGTA; encoded by the coding sequence ATGACCGCGGTAGAGAGTCGAGAGTCGTTGCCCGAGTTGATCGGCGTCGAGGAGTTCTTCGCGGATCCGGTGTTCTCCGGGGCGTCGATCTCCCCGGACGGGACGAGGATCGCCTATCTGGCCCCGAAGGACGGGCGGACGAACGTGTGGGTGCGCGGGATCGCCGAGGAGCACGACGACGCGGTGTGCGTCACGCACGACACCCGGCGCGGCATCAAGATCTACCACTGGACCGACGACCCGCGCTGGCTGCTGTACATGCAGGACACCGACGGCAATGAGGACTGGCACCTGTACCGGGTCGACCTCGACGCGCCCGGTGAACCGGCGGTCGACCTGACGCCGATGCCGCCGGGGTCGCGCGTCTTCGGTATCGAGCCGGTGAAGTCGGCCCCCGGCGAGGTGTTCGTCTGGATGAATCGGCGTCCCCTGTACGTCGACCTGTTCCGGATCGACGTGGCCACCGGCGCGACGACACCGCATCTGGAACGCGCCGAGCCGCTGGACACCTTCGTGGTCGATCGCCACGGCGAGGCGGCGTTCTACATATCGCAGGCCGACAACGGTGACTACGAGTTCTACGCGATCGACGCCGGATCCGGCGACAAGCGTCTCCTGTGCCGTAAAGGCGGCCCGGAACACCCGGTGGGCGTGCTCCCCACGATGGCGACACCGGACGGCACGGGCCTGCTGGTCGGCGCCTACCAGGACTCCGACGATCTGCGGCTCGTCCGCATCGACCGGGAGACCGGCGCCGAAACCGTCGTCGCGGCCGTGCCGGGAAGCAGCCTGTGCACGATGGGCATGATGGACCCGCACCTGCCGCCCACCCTGTTCCTCAGCAAGCGCACCGGGGAGGTCGTCGCGGTCCGCTTCGTCGGCGACCGGCCGACCATCGAGGTACTGGACCCGCACTTCGCCGAGGTGTACGCCGCGCTGTCGCGACTGTCCGACGGTGTGCTGCAGACGATTTCGTCGGACGAGACCGAACAGCGGTGGGTCGCGACCTTCGCCGGCGACCGCGAACCGGAAGTGACCTGGTTCTACGATCACGGCACGGGTGAGAGCCGGCTGCTGTTCCGCTCGCGCCCGGACCTGGCCCCCGCCGACCTGGCGCCCATGACCGCGGTCCACTTCCCGGCCCGTGACGGCCTGCCGCTGCACGCGTTCCTGACCCTGCCGGTCGGGGTCGCACCGGAGAAGCTTCCGCTGGTGCTGTTCGTCCACGGCGGGCCGTGGATGCACGATGCGTGGGGCTACAGCGCGGCGGCGCAGTTCCTGGCCAACCGCGGCTACGCGGTGCTGCGGGTCAACTTCCGCGGCTCCACCGGCTACGGCAAGCGGCACGTCACGAGCGCGATCGGCGAGTTCGCCGGGAAGATGCACGACGATCTGATCGACGCCGCCGACTGGGCGGTGGCGCAGGGGTACGCCGACCCGGCACGCATCGCCATCATCGGCGGCTCCTACGGCGGCTACGCGGCGCTCGTCGGCGTCACGGTCACCCCCGACTACTTCGCCGCCGCGGTCGACTACGTCGGCATCTCGGACCTGGCGAACTTCATGCGCACCCTGCCGCCCTTCACCAGGCCCGGCCTGATCAACAGCTGGTATGCCTACGTCGGCGACCCCGACGATCCCGCCCAGGAGGCCGACATGCTGGCCCGCTCCCCCATCACGATGGTCGACCGGATCCGCACCCCGCTGCTGGTTGCCCAGGGCGCCAACGACGTTCGCGTGGTCCAGGAGGAATCCGACAACATCGTCGGGCCGCTGCGGGAACGTGGTGTTCCCGTCGAGTACCTGGTCGCCGACGACGAGGGCCACGGATTCGAGAATCCCGAGAACCAGTTCCGGCTGTTCCGCGCCATCGAGCGGCATTTCGCCGAACATCTCGGCGGGCGGCGCGGCACCGCATAG
- a CDS encoding pyridoxal-phosphate dependent enzyme, whose translation MAPDNWAAAASATLAATRDTDTPTPLRQYPLPGDSTVELFVKDESARPTGSLKYGPARSLLVDAIRRGDVADGTPLVEATSGNLAVAEAYFARLLGLPFTAVVPRGIGRPRLEPAFDPEAVDLVIPVRDAHSVAAMRHLRDITGRTAGPSTGACLFGAFHLVARLRENRQPGVVVIVQGDSGTPYADTYYDDAWVAARGWDLAEPTALLRRYAAEGIWDPPTAAARPT comes from the coding sequence GTGGCTCCGGACAACTGGGCGGCCGCGGCATCGGCGACGCTCGCGGCGACCCGTGACACCGATACGCCGACGCCACTGCGGCAGTACCCGCTGCCCGGCGATTCGACGGTCGAACTGTTCGTGAAGGACGAATCCGCGCGTCCGACAGGCAGTCTCAAATACGGTCCGGCGCGCAGCCTGCTCGTCGACGCGATCCGGCGCGGCGACGTCGCGGACGGGACGCCGCTGGTCGAGGCCACCAGCGGCAATCTCGCCGTCGCCGAGGCGTATTTCGCACGGTTGCTGGGATTGCCGTTCACCGCCGTGGTCCCGCGCGGAATCGGCCGTCCACGCCTCGAGCCCGCATTCGATCCGGAGGCGGTCGACCTCGTGATTCCGGTCCGCGATGCGCACAGCGTCGCCGCCATGCGCCACCTGCGCGACATCACCGGGCGCACGGCCGGGCCGTCGACCGGAGCCTGCCTGTTCGGCGCGTTTCACCTCGTCGCCCGCCTGCGCGAGAACCGGCAGCCCGGCGTCGTGGTCATCGTGCAGGGCGACTCGGGCACGCCCTACGCCGACACCTACTACGACGACGCCTGGGTGGCGGCGCGCGGGTGGGATCTGGCGGAACCGACCGCGCTGCTGCGCCGCTACGCCGCCGAGGGGATCTGGGATCCGCCGACAGCGGCGGCACGCCCTACGTGA
- a CDS encoding TetR/AcrR family transcriptional regulator has product MAPPDDPSGPTTGNSPRPQSESGAPPRRSTKAEAQRRGRSPRLSYDDWVDGALALLAREGVSAIKIPRLCTELGVTKGSFYWHFDDLQQLMEAMADRWSAVQSDAVRALGAIDSIPVEQRIENMASLLVDQSTWIVEATVREWARHDPKVAGAVQALERKVFDIVEQTMLELGFDDGQARVRAGAMVYLGIGLIHGRDSMPIPTAEEAQAVIDLLTTPARTAK; this is encoded by the coding sequence GTGGCACCTCCAGACGATCCCTCGGGACCGACCACCGGGAATTCCCCCCGGCCGCAGTCGGAATCCGGTGCTCCCCCTCGCCGGTCGACGAAGGCCGAGGCCCAGCGCCGCGGCCGCTCGCCGCGCCTGTCCTACGACGACTGGGTCGACGGCGCCCTCGCCCTGCTCGCCCGCGAGGGCGTCTCGGCGATCAAGATCCCCCGGCTGTGCACCGAACTGGGCGTCACGAAGGGCAGCTTCTACTGGCACTTCGACGATCTGCAGCAGCTGATGGAGGCGATGGCCGACCGGTGGAGCGCGGTGCAGAGCGATGCCGTGCGCGCGCTCGGCGCCATCGATTCCATCCCCGTCGAGCAGCGCATAGAGAACATGGCCTCGCTGCTGGTCGACCAGAGCACCTGGATCGTCGAGGCCACGGTCCGCGAATGGGCCCGCCACGACCCGAAGGTGGCGGGCGCGGTGCAGGCGCTCGAGCGCAAGGTGTTCGACATCGTCGAGCAGACGATGCTGGAACTCGGATTCGACGACGGGCAGGCGCGGGTGCGCGCGGGTGCGATGGTCTACCTGGGCATCGGCCTGATCCACGGCCGCGACAGCATGCCCATCCCCACGGCCGAGGAGGCCCAGGCCGTCATCGACCTGCTCACGACGCCGGCCCGGACCGCGAAGTAG
- a CDS encoding cytochrome P450: MDTMLELIDDPYPYFAEKRRTGGLCEGTVMDHSRLPESSRTMNSYLAVSYEAVTAVLRDGTAFNSKNYDATIGPLMGPTILAMEGAKHRAHRGLVAAAFKSQSLEVWEPAIVRPICNALIDEFAGAGRADLVREFTVEFPTRVITRLLGLPEEDLSFFRARAVELLTFNADYARGAKASAALQDYFLDQIERRRTAPTPDIIGDLVAAEIDGERLSDEAIYSFLRLLLLAGLETTYRSSGNLLFHLLTRPGQFEMVRRDRALIPAAVEEGLRFETPLTTIRRHATTDADVAGTRIPAGSVVDVCLGGANRDEHRWERADEFDITRKRLPHISFAAGPHTCLGLQLARMETRVALECLLDRLTNITLLPSPDTRIQGHPFRSPVALPVTFESID; this comes from the coding sequence ATGGACACAATGCTCGAACTCATCGACGATCCCTACCCGTACTTCGCCGAGAAGCGCCGCACCGGTGGCCTGTGCGAAGGGACGGTCATGGACCACTCCCGGCTCCCGGAGTCGTCGCGGACCATGAACTCCTACCTGGCCGTATCGTACGAAGCGGTCACCGCCGTGCTGCGCGACGGCACCGCCTTCAATTCGAAGAACTACGACGCCACCATCGGCCCGCTGATGGGCCCCACGATTCTGGCGATGGAGGGAGCGAAGCATCGCGCCCACCGCGGTCTGGTCGCCGCGGCATTCAAGTCGCAGTCGCTGGAGGTCTGGGAGCCGGCCATCGTCCGCCCGATCTGCAACGCGCTGATCGACGAGTTCGCCGGCGCCGGGCGGGCCGATCTCGTGCGCGAGTTCACCGTCGAGTTCCCGACCCGGGTGATCACCCGGCTGCTGGGCCTGCCCGAGGAGGACCTGTCGTTCTTCCGCGCCCGCGCGGTCGAACTGCTCACCTTCAACGCCGACTACGCGCGGGGCGCGAAAGCCTCGGCGGCACTGCAGGATTACTTCCTCGACCAGATCGAGCGCCGCCGCACCGCTCCCACGCCGGACATCATCGGCGATCTGGTGGCGGCGGAGATCGACGGCGAGCGCCTGAGCGACGAGGCCATCTACTCGTTCCTGCGGCTGCTGCTGCTTGCCGGGCTCGAGACCACGTATCGCTCGTCGGGCAACCTGCTGTTCCATCTGCTCACCCGGCCCGGCCAATTCGAGATGGTGCGCCGCGACCGCGCCCTGATCCCGGCCGCCGTCGAGGAGGGGCTGCGCTTCGAGACGCCCCTCACCACCATCCGCAGGCACGCGACCACCGATGCCGACGTGGCGGGCACGCGGATTCCGGCGGGTTCGGTGGTGGACGTCTGCCTGGGCGGGGCGAACCGCGACGAGCATCGCTGGGAGCGCGCCGACGAGTTCGACATCACCCGAAAGCGACTGCCCCACATCAGTTTCGCCGCCGGTCCGCATACGTGCCTGGGACTTCAGCTGGCCCGCATGGAAACTCGGGTCGCCCTCGAGTGCCTGCTGGACAGGCTGACGAACATCACCCTGCTCCCCAGCCCCGACACCCGTATCCAGGGCCACCCGTTCCGTTCTCCCGTCGCGCTGCCGGTCACGTTCGAGAGCATCGACTAG
- a CDS encoding helix-turn-helix domain-containing protein: MPDGPGGADVAHGRENDENTKPALDRSRVVGLIGQRIRELRRGRLTLVQLAQAANVSVGLLSRLENGVGNPSFAALTAIARALDTGVHAFFETSAADAAVVKGTDRVTLRRGAADPELELLVPGFTGRIAGVLVTLAPGLGPDEPLTMSSGRRYEVVLEGSVRYRIEHEVHELDGGDFILFDAGRIHSRHNPSDSVTARILSFSTEAGIGTYFSPGG; the protein is encoded by the coding sequence ATGCCGGACGGTCCGGGCGGAGCCGACGTCGCGCACGGCCGGGAGAACGACGAGAACACCAAACCCGCACTCGACCGTTCCCGAGTCGTCGGTCTCATCGGGCAGCGGATTCGCGAATTGCGCCGGGGCCGGCTGACACTCGTTCAGCTGGCGCAGGCCGCCAACGTCAGCGTCGGGCTGCTGAGCCGATTGGAGAACGGCGTCGGGAACCCGTCGTTCGCCGCGCTCACGGCGATCGCCCGGGCGCTCGACACCGGCGTGCACGCGTTCTTCGAGACCTCCGCCGCGGACGCCGCCGTCGTCAAGGGCACCGACCGCGTCACCCTCCGCAGGGGTGCGGCCGACCCCGAGCTGGAGCTTCTGGTCCCCGGCTTCACCGGCCGCATCGCCGGGGTGCTCGTAACACTCGCCCCGGGTCTCGGCCCCGACGAACCCCTGACCATGAGCTCGGGCCGCCGATACGAGGTCGTGCTCGAGGGGTCGGTCCGGTACCGCATCGAGCACGAGGTGCACGAACTGGACGGCGGCGACTTCATTCTGTTCGACGCCGGCCGGATCCACTCGCGGCACAACCCGAGCGATTCTGTCACCGCGCGGATTCTGAGCTTCTCTACCGAGGCCGGGATCGGCACCTACTTCTCGCCCGGCGGGTGA